From the genome of Anticarsia gemmatalis isolate Benzon Research Colony breed Stoneville strain chromosome 13, ilAntGemm2 primary, whole genome shotgun sequence, one region includes:
- the LOC142977927 gene encoding uncharacterized protein LOC142977927, with protein MSADVPPSAKLHTENQKPEAQANIKRQAKMSQPQPAPSASQNFPIPSIVTENNNYNAFMCPQHPQCAQHAHYAHYAQAHHAQPAQHPMQPNINNIYEYSQFLRSVRNFSQEATEQFPNMYNGYGWS; from the exons ATGTCAGCTGATGTGCCGCCTTCAGCCAAATTACATACAGAAAACCAAAAGCCAGAAGCACAAGCAAATATTAAACGGCAG GCAAAGATGTCGCAACCGCAGCCTGCGCCGTCAGCATCACAGAATTTTCCGATCCCTAGCATCgtaactgaaaataataattacaatgcTTTTATGTGCCCTCAGCACCCACAGTGCGCACAACACGCGCATTACGCACATTACGCACAAGCGCATCACGCTCAGCCCGCTCAGCATCCTATGCAgccaaacataaataacatatatGAATATTCACAGTTCTTACGTTCCGTAAGAAATTTTTCTCAAGAGGCAACTGAACAGTTTCCCAATATGTATAATGGATACGGCTGGtcttaa